CGACGAAGGCAGCCTCAGCGAACAGGAGTTGATGGACAACCTGATCCTGTTGCTCACCGCGGGCTTCGAGACGACCGTCAACCTCATCGACAACACCGTGCACAGCCTGCTCGCCCACCCCGACCAGCTCGAACTGGTCCGATCCGGGCAGGCGACCTGGGAGGACGCCCTCGAGGAGTCGCTGCGCCTCGAGGCGCCCGGTGCCATGTCGGGTCTGCGTTACGCCGTCGAGGACATCGAGATCGAGCCAGGTCTGACGATCCCGAAGGGCGATCCGGTCGTGGTCTCCTTCGCCGGTGCCGGACGCGACCCCGAGCGGCACGGCCCGGACGCCGAACGGTTCGACGTCACCCGGCCCACCAGCCGCGACCACGTCTCCTTCGGCCACGGCGTGCACCACTGCCTGGGCCGGCCCCTGGCCATGGCCGAGGCGACGGCGGCCCTGACGTCCCTGTTCGACCGCTTCCCGCGGCTGGCCCTGGCCGATCCGTCCCGGCCTCCGCAGCGGCTGCGCTCCATCATCTCCACGGGCCACCAGGAGTTGCCCGTGCTGCTGCACGGCCGGGATGCCGGGCCGGAACCGGAACCGGAACCGGAACCGGGTCCGCGTCCGGAGGAGGCGGAGGCGATCAGGAGGCTTTCCGGCCTGGGAGGAACGAGCGGTACCAGGGTGCCGCGCGCCTGAACGCGGCCCCGAATCCCTCGCCGGGCGAGCAGTCGAGGTCCTTCCAGAAGGTGTCGTCCACGAACCAGTGGTCGACCGTGAGCATGCCGAGGTGATGGAGGGCGAGCGGTTTCCCGGCGGCCCGGTCCAGGGCGGTGGCGACGTCCACCGCCGCACCGCCGCCGGGCTCCTCCAGCAGCGTGCACACGGCGCCGAGCAGGTCCGGGACCCCCACCGGCTCGGGGTGGTTGACGTGGTGCACACCGCCGCCGTGCGCCGGGGACAGGGCCGCGGCCACCACCGCACGCCCCAGGGTGTCCACGTCGATCATCGACTGGAGCGCCTCGCAGCCGGTGAGGGTCGCAGACAACTCGCCCAGCAGCCACACCAGTCCGGGGACGACCCACCGGTCGCCCTCGCCGTACACGAGGTGCGGGCGCAGCACCAGGCCGCCCGCGTCGAGGACGTGCCGTTCGGCGGCGGCCCGGGTGCGGCTGGTGGCCGACGCGGGGGCGATCGGCACCTCCCCGGGGCGCACACCGCGGAAGGGGCCCCGGCCGTAGACGGCGGCCGTGCTCACGTACACGATCCGGCGTACCCCGGCTCGCTGAGCCTCCTCGACCAGGGCCCGCGTGCCCAGGTCGTTGACGGCCTCGACGCTCTCGGCGTCGCCGCCGACCCGCGTGGCGCAGTGCACCAGGACGTCGGTGCCGGCGCAGGCGCCGCGCAGGGAGGGCGGATCGAGAAGGTCGCCGTGGACGGACTCGCCGGGCTCTGCTCCCGGTGCGGTACGGCGCGACAAGTGCCGTACGCGGACGCCGGGTTGCCGGTGTGCGTCGGCCGCGACCCTGCGGCCGACGAAGCCGCTCGCGCCCGTGATCAGAAAGGTGACGGTCACGACAGGGACCGTATTCGGGCCGGCTGTGGGGAGGGCAGCGCGGCGGTCAGCGTGGCGCTGAAGACGGACTCGCCGTCCTGCCGCCCCGAGACCCGTACGGTCGTCTCCCCCGGATCTCCCGGATCTCCCGGATTCCCGTCGAGCAGCTCCGTCTCGATCCAGCACGGGCTGTGCAGCTCGGCGTACCGGGCGAAGGTCGCCGTCATCGAGCGGGGCAGGAAGGGGTGCCGGCCGGACGCGGCGGTCGCCGCCTGGCGGGCCGCCTCGAACAGGACCATGCCGGGCACGTGGTCGTTGGGCCGCGGGAAGAGCACCGGGTGGCCGGTGTCCACGCGCAGCCGCCAGACGCCGGGGCGGTCGGCCGGGGCGAGGACGACGTCCTCGGCGCGCAAGCGGCCGGCGAGTGCCGGCGATATGCCCGGCAGCAGGGGCACCGGGGTGCCGAGTGCGGCCAACTGCTTCTGTCGCAGACGGCGGTAGGCGAGCGGCGAGGTGCAGCCGGTGCTGCCGGTGCCGCGGGCGACGAAGCGGCCCGCGCGGCGGAACTCCATCGTGGTCCGCATGCTGTGCAGGCCGCGACCGCGACGGCGTATCTCTGAGCACACGACGTCGACGTCGACCGGTTCGGCCGCGTCCGACAGCAGGAGCGCGGTCGGGTCGGTGTGCACCGTCAGGTCCCACATGACGAAGTGCGTGTCGGCGGGGGCGCCGAACTCGGCGTGCGCGAGCACCATCGAGGCCTGCCGCAACGTTTCCCCCACGATCATCGGGTCCTGGTGGCG
The genomic region above belongs to Streptomyces coeruleorubidus and contains:
- a CDS encoding cytochrome P450 family protein; protein product: MAQQACPFLAIDPSGRDLYDEISRIRAQGPAVEVELPGGVRAWWINGLELNKRLLAGPETSKDAFQHWPAWINGDISRTWPLAIWVSVRNMVTAYGTDHSRLRKPMAAAFTKRRVEALLPRVQEIVDRALDDLERIPEGEVVDLRAAFAAPVPHEVVCELFGVPPGEDGPRGALYRIISRFFDTAISLEDAQANGVELYGTLTAFLRYKREHPADDLTTALMAAHDEGSLSEQELMDNLILLLTAGFETTVNLIDNTVHSLLAHPDQLELVRSGQATWEDALEESLRLEAPGAMSGLRYAVEDIEIEPGLTIPKGDPVVVSFAGAGRDPERHGPDAERFDVTRPTSRDHVSFGHGVHHCLGRPLAMAEATAALTSLFDRFPRLALADPSRPPQRLRSIISTGHQELPVLLHGRDAGPEPEPEPEPGPRPEEAEAIRRLSGLGGTSGTRVPRA
- a CDS encoding ScbA/BarX family gamma-butyrolactone biosynthesis protein, with the translated sequence MPQSEPLSAPTDDQTGQEGRPANRTTSAVENAPQAALTGSTEVPGAPGALKVPGAPEVPESTSVTKELAHRTTEADVFPTRWRRISETRFRFTAHWPATHAFFGPVDDRHQDPMIVGETLRQASMVLAHAEFGAPADTHFVMWDLTVHTDPTALLLSDAAEPVDVDVVCSEIRRRGRGLHSMRTTMEFRRAGRFVARGTGSTGCTSPLAYRRLRQKQLAALGTPVPLLPGISPALAGRLRAEDVVLAPADRPGVWRLRVDTGHPVLFPRPNDHVPGMVLFEAARQAATAASGRHPFLPRSMTATFARYAELHSPCWIETELLDGNPGDPGDPGETTVRVSGRQDGESVFSATLTAALPSPQPARIRSLS
- a CDS encoding NAD-dependent epimerase/dehydratase family protein; translation: MTVTFLITGASGFVGRRVAADAHRQPGVRVRHLSRRTAPGAEPGESVHGDLLDPPSLRGACAGTDVLVHCATRVGGDAESVEAVNDLGTRALVEEAQRAGVRRIVYVSTAAVYGRGPFRGVRPGEVPIAPASATSRTRAAAERHVLDAGGLVLRPHLVYGEGDRWVVPGLVWLLGELSATLTGCEALQSMIDVDTLGRAVVAAALSPAHGGGVHHVNHPEPVGVPDLLGAVCTLLEEPGGGAAVDVATALDRAAGKPLALHHLGMLTVDHWFVDDTFWKDLDCSPGEGFGAAFRRAAPWYRSFLPGRKAS